ctacactacacaccgctacactacactacacaccgctacactacactacacaccgctacactacactacacaccactacacaccgctacactacactacacaccactacactactcAGTCTCAAAAGCTTGGAGTAAAATCCTGATTAAGACGCAGAATGCGGCATGAGAAACCAGAGAGACGCCAGTTCCTGTTTACGTCTCACCTCCGTTGTGAGATAATAAAAGTTCTAATGAGACAAAAAGATGAACAATCAGCTGCTCTTGaattctgaaatctgattggtcagaacacATTTACTTTAAGAACGGCTGAGactttcctgagtcaataactcctgatctaaacgctgttactacacaaataacacctcttttctatcgtagtaatgtagagacgcagctacaaccgtgttttgtgtagtaacagtgtttatctcaggagttattgactcgggaaactccaatctgtgaatatgtgaccaactttacttaagacgccgaggcgcttttttccttctcgataggtgagtaacgttggttttgttttgttacacagaactaatatatgtctttgtcctttacatgattatacttgtgtgtcatttttacttgtttgtttatctgcaatcgtattgttcttcccttcagctatgataaagacacgtttctttccgttagtcgcctgggttacgtatgtatgtgtgggcggagctatcgacacaggggtgggacccatttgggttaggggcgtgtttgttttggtgatttcaaatgtcaacattggctttcaaacaacagagacctcacctttaagagggaaaaaaaaaaaaagttccctTAAAAGACTCAGGTATAGACCATTGACAGAATATTAGCATAAATTTTATTAtctcaagaaaaaataaataaataaataaataaataacccacACAAGCAGTGCCGGTCTCTCTGGACTCTCAATGTAATGAACAGCAAATGCATGTTGCTTTAAGCTTTTAGGCGgattattattctttatctttaataattatatataatttaaaagtcAAAGCAGGAATACTTAGCATCAGGCCTGGATAAGTAGCATGAACAGCTATGACTTATGACTTATTTTAGCTTATTGAGAACCAAAAGTCTGAATGGGCGtcgaaaaaaaaataaaaatccaaaaggGAGGACACATGGGATGAACATGTAAATATGAAATACTCACTGATCACGAATAGAGcctcacaacacaacactcgCACTCCCCCAACTAGAGATAATCGTTTGGAGAGTTAAGAACTTTCACAACGTTTCTTTTGTCTttcaagaaatttttttttttctttttttccaaaaacaacACTCATGCTTTGGGAACAGATACGGAAATCTGTCGTAATCCGGTCGGAACTCGGGAAAGACAAAcgcaaaacaggaaaaaaacgcAAAGATTTAAGCTGGAAATCAAGCCAGAAAAAAAGCCAACTGAAAAGCAGGGAGAGGACACGGAGTCATCAAAAAGCAAGCAATGACTTCAAGTCCACAACAAAAGCAGCATCTTTCAAACCTCTTAACCCTTCCCTCTGCTACGGATTTAAAAtgtggaaattatttttttgtgttaaatccacagaaaaaaaattgactgattaaaaaaaaaaaagtcctacttttaaacctttaaagaTCCCGAATTTTCTAATTTACTGAATTATGGAAAGCTTATTAATGGATAAAAGttcaaaattatttaattaacaaaaacgCTGCTTGGTTGATTATTATTCAACACcagcattttaatttttagctttttattcattatatatatacgtatatataaataaaatttgcgTAAAATTGTAAGTGCTGTGTTTACGATATCCATAAAAACGGTTAACTTTTTAAACGACTCCCGTTAAGTGACCCTGGATTATCGCtcatcacaaaataataataagccacGTCCAGAAAAATCTACTCtgccaaaccaaaaaaaaacaaaaaaaaaaaacaacaacaacaacaacaacaacaaagcagcAACAGAAAGCGAGAACCGGTCGACAACAAcgaaaaaagaagtaaaaaaaaaaaaagcagatgcAGAACATCCATTcaacatgcattaaaaaaaacaaaaaaaaaacacaacaacaaacaacaaaataaatatccagCCACATCCACTACAGGCACATGCCACACCCTCCTGGTCCTCCAGGAGACTACCCACAATGCATCATGCAACACAGCATGCACTGGGCAGCTAGAGAGCACCCTGACACACCCAACACCTCAAACTCCATAGGCACGGAGATTCGACAGAAGACGGTTAGCTGAAAATAttttagagaaagagagagagagagagaaagagagggagagagagagagagagagagagataacagaCGTATATCATAAACGTCTGATGTCGGGGTGCTAGCCAGCTGACCACGGTACAGTAGCAGTACGGTTCTATACTATGAACAATAAGGTAGGCACAGACCAAGCAGTTGGTTATACAGCTTGGCACGCAGACACCGGACGAGAGAGACTGCAGCAAGGGTTTGACGTGATCGTGTGTAATGTTCGTCCACACCTTAGTCTTCGCCTTGGGGCTGCCGCTGCCCTCCAGCCCCTCATCGGGGTTATCATCCGGCCGGCCGGTGTTCAGCCAGCGGGTCTTGTCACGCTGTCCCCGCTGGAAGCTGTGCTTAAGCGGGGAGCGAGCGCCCGAGTCGCTGTCCTCGGCGTACGAGTAGCCCGTGGCGGACGGCGGGATCTCGACATCGCTGTACTTTTTAGCTTTTTCACGCAGGGCCGGGCAGCGGTACGGGTAGCCGGTCCTGTAGCCCTGGAAACGGAAACAGATAGAACGAACGGACAGCGAGGTTACTACGGTAAGGTGTCCATACACTGATGTGTCTTGCTTGTTTGTCTGTGAACTTAAAAATAACTGAAACCGAGTTCTTACCAAATTATCCAGCATCCGCATGAGGGCTTCAAACTCCTGCTCCCCGACCTGCCACTTGGGATGCGGACTCGTCCCATCACCGACGGGCTCTAGGTGACGAGGACGCACTTTGTACTTCCCTGGGTCCAACATGACCAGGTTATCAGGGCCACCTGCACTGGCGAGGGTACGGACCTACAAACCGACAAGGACACCAAGTGTTTATCGCAGGTAGGATTTAATGGAGCTTCTGCAATGTTACATGGGACTCTTGAGCTCATGAGCTGTTCTAACATGGAGCTTCTGGAAATTCTGCAAGATTACCGTATGTAGATCATCTGCAGTGCTCGTCTGGATCTTCTGTCATACTACCGTGACGCATCTACCACGATACCATGGAATGCCTACCGTGTTTATATGGATCTTCTACACAACTAGCCAGGATCTTCTGCAATGGAGGCTGAATCTTCTGCCATATTACCATAAAGCCTCGGGTTAGGGTGAGGCTACATAAAGTCTCCCAAGCGAGTCTGGAACGTCCGCCATGCTACCACTGATCTACTGCACTGCTACAACCATTAACATAATATATTCTAGATTCTCTAGGTTCTTCATATTCCTTATCTACTGCACACGTGTACGGTGATGTAGATTTAACCATATTTATATCAGTATGTGCAACTGTTTCATATCTGTACTAGTACGTTTAGTTTATCTTattgtatccatccatccatccatctctgaTCTGCTGCATTTCTAGCTTGAATCTATCTGCATTATCACGCCTTGTTATTCACAGACGCTAACAAATATCTTCATCGATGCAATCAAGACTGTGTGTAAAACTCGATTCCTGCAAATCatctacaaataaaatgaaacacagaaagaagacaaacacaaatatgGTGCGTTGTTACCTGAATCTCACAGGCTGTCACCAGGTTGTGGATGTAGTAAAAAGCCTCTTCTATAGTTTCCCCTACTGACACCAGCCCATGGTTCCTCAAAATCagcacctgaacacacacacacacacacacatacacacacacacatacacacacatacacacacatacacacacatacacacacatacagacatacacacacatatacacacatatacacacatatacacacacacacacacacacacacacacacacacacacacacacacacacacacacacacacacacacacacacacacacaaaagctatACCACAAGCTGCACCTGTTCTAGATCACAGATAAAGGAGAGAAGGTTATGGTACCTTGCTCTTGGGGCCAAGATTCTTCTGTATCAGGATCTTCTCTTCATCATCCACCAGAATGCCATGGTAGTCATGGTAGGCCACCTCGCCCAGAGACAGAGCCTCAGGAGAAATGGGCAGGAGGCCACACTTCATAGCTGAAACCTTGAGAAGGACAAGCAGAGGGTGATTTCAGCAACACGGACAAGACACAAAGTAGAGACCCAACAATCGCTAAAATATTCCTTCAGAGTCTCCATCAAGCACAATTTCACTAGGACTACAGAtgttagagctgtgtgtgtgtgtgtgtgtgtgtgtgttaccgcaGCGCCAGCAGGAGTGTGGATGTGCACGACGCACTTGATGTCAGGACGGGCCGAGTATATGGCGGAGTGCAGGGTGAATCCGGCCTGGTTCACGCCCAGGTTAGTGCTGCCTCTGTCCATGATCTCGCCCTGAAGGTTGATCTTCACCTTCATGCAGAACACAGGAGGTCAGATCACAACTAAGAAAACGTATTCATTTATGGTTTATCCTTTTAAAGTTACATTAGTCGTGGAAAAAATAATCAGTATTGAGTAGAAGGAATTCTGTGCATATAACTGTGTGAGATTTACACTGACACTTCCTCCTTCTTTACACTAGAGGGCAGCAGGTAGTGACAGAAAGTCcacacacaggagagagagagagagagagagagagagagagagacagacagagaaagagagagatacagagagacagacatagagagagagagagacagacatagagagagagagagacagacatagagagagagagagagagacagacatagagagagagagacttttcaCAATGACTAAACTCTCTTTAAACAAAAGTCTAATAAAGGAGTAAAAtgtgaaaggaaataaaaccttaggttaaaaaaatgaaataaataaataaatagatagatagatagatagatagatagatagatagatagatagatagatagatagatagatagatagatagatgaataaaaTTGATTTGGTTACTAAAGAAATATTAGGTTTTTTACACGCCATAGTTCaagttgtataaataaaattgtctaTTATAAAATAGCAGCAATAATCTTTGCActgtaaatgttatattatgAGAATATTTTGTGCTCAGGCAGATTTACATATTAAAGGAGACAGAAGCTGGAGCTGGTCACCGCATACCAACACTCAGTGTGACTGAGTCGCTTCCTGCAACTGAGTCGACTCAGAGTCGAATCAGTTTTCTGCTAAAATTCAGTTCACTCTCGGACCTCAGCGCGTTCTCACCTGCCTAAAGAACCTGGGTTCTGTTCAAATGGTCAAATCCCTGTGATGTGAAGAAtaaatcatgtgtgtgtgtgtatgtgtgtgtaaatgtgtgtgtgtatgtgtgtgtgtgtttggcacaAGAGCCTCCACATGGAATGACTAAAGTTAAATATCACATTACTGAGaggttaaaaaatgtgtttccaaattttttttgtgtcagaaactaaatatgaaaatgagaattatatttatttaataaaactatATTCGGGATAAACGAGATAACGAGATAACGTCTGATGTAAATATGAAGAAATtcatagaaaaacaaacacaactgagCTGgaagtttaaatgtttttaaaagtggactttttttcctgaaatttCTCGTTCCTACTTCTtagcgtttatttattttttattatattttctgttaatccgGTGTTTGTTTACTGCAGTAAGAAAAACACAGAATCCATCTAACAGACGAAGGCGAACGAAACGAAAGAACGAAAGCGAATCTGTCTCCTGTTTCGTAACTTGTGACGCTTCGCAATGCCGCCGTAAACGGAGTGTTGCAATATTTGGCAAGCTTTGTGTTAACAGAGAAATTGGTTGTCATCTTCCCCTCATCTCTATCCAtttctagatagatagatagatagatagatagatagatagatagatagatagatagatagatagatagatagatagatagatagatagatagatagatagatagatagatagatagatagatagatagatagatagatagatagatagatagatagatagatagatagatagatgaataaaaTTGATTTGGTTACTAAAGAAATATTTGGTTTTTTTACACGCCATAGTTCaagttgtataaataaaattgtctaTTATAAAATAGCAGCAATAATCTTTGCActgtaaatgttatattatgAGAATATTTTGTGCTCAGGCAGATTTACATATTAAAGGAGACAGAAGCTGGAGCTGGTCACCGCATACCAACACTCAGTGTGACTGAGTCGCTTCCTGCAACTGAGTCGACTCAGAGTCGAATCAGTTTTCTGCTAAAATTCAGTTCACTCTCGGACCTCAGCGCGTTCTCACCTGCCTAAAGAACCTGGGTTCTGTTCAAATGGTCAAATCCCTGTGATGTGAAGAATAAATCATGTCCAAGAAtaaaatgtgtgagtgaatcagACTGTTTAAAAAGGGGGTGGAGCCTTACCAGGCTGGAGGCGGAGACTTCGCTGTACAGAAGTCCGAACGGGACAATCAGAAAGCGTTCCTGTTCAGAGTTCAGTCTGACCTgtgaacgaacacacacacacacacacacacacacacacacacacacacacacacccttgttATCTCCTCATGCTTTGAAGTCAGTCTAATCCACATGAATTCCAGAACAGATAtgggtatgggtgtgtgtgtgtgtgtgtgtgtgtgtgtgtgtgtgtgtgtgtgtgtgtgtgtctcacactcacagttaAGTGATTGTAGATAAGCTGAGACCAACCAAACAGGTCCGCCAGGCGGTAGAAGGCAGCAAGCTTACAGCGCAGCAGCTTCTCTCCTTTCTCATAGGCAATGGAGTCTGAGCCCCGGAGATCATTCACTGGAGTCACCATAcccagacctacacacacacacacacacacacacacagtttagtaTTAAAATGGAACCCTAAACACTTTAAAGGGATCAGCAGCTTGACATATTTGTGTCAAACATAAAAGAGGTCAGAGGGTTAAAGGTGAGACGTTCAAAAGTTCTGAGGACAGAAATATATGTAGGGTCTCGTGTGCAGGAATCTGGCTTTAAAATACTTCCATGAGGATGCTATcttactgaggtgtgtgtgtgtgtgtgtgtgtgtgtgtgtgtgtactgactcaTGTTGAGTGCAGCCATGCCTCCCTGTGGGGTTGCAGGGCACATGGTGGGCACGCTGGTGGTCATGAAGTCAGCGATCTGCTGCAGGGCCAGCAGGCTGGTGGGGTTCTTCCCCTTCTTCATCTGATCGTTGATCAGAGTCTCCAGCTCCTCACAGAAAGCCTGCAACACAACCACAAGTTCTGAAGAAGTTACAGCTTC
This genomic interval from Tachysurus vachellii isolate PV-2020 chromosome 17, HZAU_Pvac_v1, whole genome shotgun sequence contains the following:
- the add1 gene encoding alpha-adducin isoform X1 → MNGDSGAGVVAATPPTHPPHKERYFDRVDESSAEYQRERNMAPDLRQDFNMMEQRKRVSMILQSPAFCEELETLINDQMKKGKNPTSLLALQQIADFMTTSVPTMCPATPQGGMAALNMSLGMVTPVNDLRGSDSIAYEKGEKLLRCKLAAFYRLADLFGWSQLIYNHLTVRLNSEQERFLIVPFGLLYSEVSASSLVKINLQGEIMDRGSTNLGVNQAGFTLHSAIYSARPDIKCVVHIHTPAGAAVSAMKCGLLPISPEALSLGEVAYHDYHGILVDDEEKILIQKNLGPKSKVLILRNHGLVSVGETIEEAFYYIHNLVTACEIQVRTLASAGGPDNLVMLDPGKYKVRPRHLEPVGDGTSPHPKWQVGEQEFEALMRMLDNLGYRTGYPYRCPALREKAKKYSDVEIPPSATGYSYAEDSDSGARSPLKHSFQRGQRDKTRWLNTGRPDDNPDEGLEGSGSPKAKTKVWTNITHDHVKPLLQSLSSGVCVPSCITNCLWTKEENVRQAAVANQFVPLNTNPKEVQEMRNKIREQNLQDIKTAGPQSQLLTGAVVDRSFVQRATIWHGELVTASKAIIEKEYQPRVIVTKTGPNPFNKFTDQELEEYRKEVELKQKGQDVQVDAPGSSLVSDSGVVSTPLVSSKHSFVENRLMTAPPPSSTSSSGASPDRSTEPEAGSGRISPSGPPESPHKDFHCAVLKALGANTDLSGHDKPEQDSQAEDQPQEPEELGKGPSPTRTPPSTPIKLEEGEDRQQELSPKDESDAATLRQTLPDLTPDEASESATPALPAEDPAPSQPDPAPAHTDGEEPVAADDATGDAGSDESPNKSPSKKKKKFRTPSFLKKNKKKSES
- the add1 gene encoding alpha-adducin isoform X16, with product MNGDSGAGVVAATPPTHPPHKERYFDRVDESSAEYQRERNMAPDLRQDFNMMEQRKRVSMILQSPAFCEELETLINDQMKKGKNPTSLLALQQIADFMTTSVPTMCPATPQGGMAALNMSLGMVTPVNDLRGSDSIAYEKGEKLLRCKLAAFYRLADLFGWSQLIYNHLTVRLNSEQERFLIVPFGLLYSEVSASSLVKINLQGEIMDRGSTNLGVNQAGFTLHSAIYSARPDIKCVVHIHTPAGAAVSAMKCGLLPISPEALSLGEVAYHDYHGILVDDEEKILIQKNLGPKSKVLILRNHGLVSVGETIEEAFYYIHNLVTACEIQVRTLASAGGPDNLVMLDPGKYKVRPRHLEPVGDGTSPHPKWQVGEQEFEALMRMLDNLGYRTGYPYRCPALREKAKKYSDVEIPPSATGYSYAEDSDSGARSPLKHSFQRGQRDKTRWLNTGRPDDNPDEGLEGSGSPKAKTKVWTNITHDHVKPLLQSLSSGVCVPSCITNCLWTKEENVRQAAVANQFVPLNTNPKEVQEMRNKIREQNLQDIKTAGPQSQLLTGAVVDRSFVQGELVTASKAIIEKEYQPRVIVTKTGPNPFNKFTDQELEEYRKEVELKQKGQDVQVDAPGSSLVSDSGVVSTPLVSSKHSFVENRLMTAPPPSSTSSSGASPDRSTEPEAGSGRISPSGPPESPHKDFHCAVLKALGANTDLSGHDKPEQDSQAEDQPQEPEELGKGPSPTRTPPSTPIKLEEGDGNAKEYLLP
- the add1 gene encoding alpha-adducin isoform X17 yields the protein MNGDSGAGVVAATPPTHPPHKERYFDRVDESSAEYQRERNMAPDLRQDFNMMEQRKRVSMILQSPAFCEELETLINDQMKKGKNPTSLLALQQIADFMTTSVPTMCPATPQGGMAALNMSLGMVTPVNDLRGSDSIAYEKGEKLLRCKLAAFYRLADLFGWSQLIYNHLTVRLNSEQERFLIVPFGLLYSEVSASSLVKINLQGEIMDRGSTNLGVNQAGFTLHSAIYSARPDIKCVVHIHTPAGAAVSAMKCGLLPISPEALSLGEVAYHDYHGILVDDEEKILIQKNLGPKSKVLILRNHGLVSVGETIEEAFYYIHNLVTACEIQVRTLASAGGPDNLVMLDPGKYKVRPRHLEPVGDGTSPHPKWQVGEQEFEALMRMLDNLGYRTGYPYRCPALREKAKKYSDVEIPPSATGYSYAEDSDSGARSPLKHSFQRGQRDKTRWLNTGRPDDNPDEGLEGSGSPKAKTKWTKEENVRQAAVANQFVPLNTNPKEVQEMRNKIREQNLQDIKTAGPQSQLLTGAVVDRSFVQGELVTASKAIIEKEYQPRVIVTKTGPNPFNKFTDQELEEYRKEVELKQKGQDVQVDAPGSSLVSDSGVVSTPLVSSKHSFVENRLMTAPPPSSTSSSGASPDRSTEPEAGSGRISPSGPPESPHKDFHCAVLKALGANTDLSGHDKPEQDSQAEDQPQEPEELGKGPSPTRTPPSTPIKLEEGDGNAKEYLLP